In Planctomycetota bacterium, a genomic segment contains:
- a CDS encoding response regulator, producing MIYSKPVIMVVDDDPAICALLKRSLVNNKWEVNVFNSPQEALEYGKNNRIDLMITDISMPQLTGTELISKIKASKPDMPIIVISSSINDDVIEKTAKHGLIDYFRKPFDLISLKNRVIAKLSLISK from the coding sequence ATGATTTATTCAAAACCGGTGATCATGGTGGTGGATGACGACCCGGCGATTTGCGCACTCTTGAAACGTTCGCTGGTTAACAACAAATGGGAAGTGAACGTTTTTAATAGCCCACAAGAGGCGCTTGAATACGGGAAAAACAACCGTATAGATTTGATGATAACCGATATCTCTATGCCACAACTAACAGGAACGGAACTAATCAGCAAGATAAAAGCTTCAAAACCGGATATGCCGATTATTGTAATATCAAGCTCAATCAACGATGATGTCATAGAAAAAACCGCCAAACATGGTTTGATCGATTATTTCAGAAAGCCTTTTGACCTAATCTCATTGAAAAACCGGGTTATAGCAAAACTTTCCCTGATTTCTAAATAA
- a CDS encoding GGDEF domain-containing protein — protein MSKGSINNQRLKYKLSIMYAVMTIIPVLFLLFIILQLLFPELKVIFKSDNLFLTLTIGVGGILLMSFAGILLMYRSVRSLENLTHRTEIFMKGTSAENPTDIRLVTDDETEKISHYFTSLVGELQKKMAEVNKYAIELSEANRKLSQLALKDGLTDLFNQTYIKERLGQEFARARKFKHSLSVMMIDLDNFKEFNDKYGHLNGDHALKKVAETILHNIRIMDVAGRYGGEEFMVILPETETSIVQGIGEKIKNAVASFPFIDTTDNERGHLTISVGITTYPNSADNGNALIVQADEALYQAKRKGKNQVLTYI, from the coding sequence ATGTCAAAAGGATCAATTAACAACCAGCGTTTAAAATACAAACTGAGCATAATGTATGCGGTGATGACTATTATCCCGGTCCTGTTCCTGCTTTTCATCATACTACAGCTCCTATTTCCAGAACTGAAGGTTATCTTTAAATCCGATAATCTTTTCCTGACCCTTACCATCGGGGTAGGCGGAATACTTCTTATGTCCTTTGCCGGAATCTTGCTCATGTACCGCTCGGTGCGCTCGCTGGAAAACCTTACCCATAGGACGGAAATATTCATGAAAGGGACGTCCGCCGAAAACCCAACGGATATCCGGCTGGTTACGGATGACGAAACGGAAAAGATTTCCCACTATTTTACCAGCCTGGTCGGCGAACTGCAGAAGAAAATGGCAGAAGTAAATAAATATGCCATTGAACTGAGCGAGGCAAACAGGAAACTTAGCCAACTGGCTTTGAAAGACGGCTTGACCGATTTATTCAACCAGACTTATATTAAAGAACGTTTAGGGCAGGAATTCGCCCGCGCCAGGAAATTCAAGCATTCTTTGTCCGTAATGATGATCGACCTCGATAACTTTAAGGAGTTCAACGATAAATACGGACATTTAAACGGCGATCATGCATTGAAAAAAGTGGCGGAAACAATCCTGCATAATATCCGCATTATGGACGTGGCAGGCAGGTACGGCGGAGAAGAGTTCATGGTGATTTTGCCGGAAACAGAAACTTCCATTGTCCAAGGAATCGGAGAGAAAATCAAGAATGCCGTGGCAAGTTTTCCGTTCATAGATACTACGGACAACGAGCGCGGTCATCTCACTATAAGCGTAGGGATTACCACCTATCCAAATTCCGCGGATAACGGCAACGCCCTGATTGTCCAGGCGGATGAAGCCCTTTACCAGGCCAAGAGAAAAGGCAAAAACCAGGTTTTGACATATATCTAA
- a CDS encoding LPS-assembly protein LptD — translation MRRKIYYLLLTAIYFLLSPLLAIAQEKPPENGKAPKENELSAYINYKKVTIIKEEPFIVAFEDVFAYLPDRTIKADYLIAWRYGKAEEKAEFPFDEIYCEGNIHITMEKDTIHAERAYYNLKNGQGIIKNIEWRTVLTDENGNVSSNSLPLVIRAAEIIQTTPNVFKAYKASVTTCPHGKPHYDLFAWKVVFTKVGTDKTISLYHIIPRYEGIPFLYVPYMYKIIGNDPLIRSLRGERNTRFGFTTIVELGVNINKYKCDENGEPVKDKNGFYVPKRWGDLSLENDYYRKRGMAWKPELEYRWNNYYGKVGGFYIRDKGPDPDNDYDRQFLPMEEEKRWRVKVFNRHYNFLGISDLRYDVEYSGMSDRNVLLEYFEQEAREDKEQETYAYLRWTKENTGLTFLERPRINDFQTQTEYLPQIKAQVFKISKDVFLPLYFSSFNELSNIRRRFDEIDPRSNILRLIRFDSLNELSTSFGLRSVNFTPFASGRFTTYENGSLEEGYKDRFIGSQGIRTFSQFHRFFNTEAPKFGIDKIHHLLSLDIRYSNNMVVTSKPAELIQYDNTDKLDYFSEYYLEIRNRFETRCEERYFQFMELGLAAEYYPRPGRDTVGEKSSNYLYPMNWITLSPENPTATLPVFPKRHLSNINMDLTLTPRAIFSVNSDAEYNTYKKLIEVMNSTLNITPYPEWNLGFFHHYLRDQANTVGFSLSCSPIDKWWLKISEQYDFELNKFSAISYNLQRDLHEFLLEFGIVRDTGKDEFLFYVNISPKGLFKRKIGFSY, via the coding sequence ATGCGCCGTAAAATATATTATCTTTTACTTACTGCTATCTATTTTCTGCTGTCTCCCCTTCTTGCCATTGCCCAGGAAAAACCCCCCGAAAACGGGAAGGCACCCAAGGAAAACGAATTAAGCGCCTACATCAACTACAAAAAAGTCACGATTATCAAGGAAGAACCATTCATCGTCGCCTTTGAGGATGTCTTTGCATACCTGCCTGACCGGACTATCAAGGCGGATTACCTGATTGCCTGGCGATACGGCAAGGCTGAGGAAAAGGCCGAATTTCCTTTTGATGAAATCTACTGCGAAGGAAATATCCATATAACCATGGAAAAAGACACCATCCACGCGGAGCGGGCTTATTACAATCTTAAAAACGGACAGGGCATCATAAAGAATATCGAATGGCGTACAGTCTTGACCGATGAAAATGGAAACGTTTCATCCAACAGCCTTCCGTTGGTAATACGCGCTGCCGAAATCATCCAGACAACCCCAAATGTCTTTAAGGCTTATAAAGCATCCGTAACCACCTGCCCGCACGGCAAGCCGCATTATGATTTATTTGCCTGGAAAGTGGTTTTTACTAAGGTGGGCACGGATAAAACCATAAGCTTGTATCACATAATCCCAAGATACGAAGGCATCCCGTTTCTTTACGTTCCCTATATGTATAAAATAATCGGCAACGATCCGCTTATCCGCTCGCTCCGCGGGGAGCGCAACACCCGTTTCGGATTCACGACCATTGTCGAACTGGGAGTCAATATAAACAAATATAAGTGTGATGAAAACGGGGAACCTGTCAAGGATAAAAACGGTTTTTACGTACCTAAACGCTGGGGAGATTTATCGCTTGAAAACGATTATTACAGGAAGCGCGGAATGGCCTGGAAGCCGGAGCTTGAATACAGATGGAATAATTACTACGGGAAAGTTGGCGGGTTTTATATAAGGGATAAAGGGCCTGACCCAGATAACGACTATGATCGCCAGTTCCTGCCCATGGAAGAGGAAAAGCGGTGGCGCGTTAAGGTTTTTAACCGGCATTACAATTTCCTTGGTATTTCCGATTTAAGATACGATGTGGAATATTCAGGCATGAGCGACCGCAATGTCCTCTTGGAATATTTCGAGCAAGAAGCCAGGGAGGATAAAGAACAGGAAACTTACGCATACCTGCGCTGGACAAAAGAAAACACCGGGCTGACATTCCTGGAACGCCCGCGCATAAATGATTTTCAAACACAAACCGAATATCTACCCCAAATAAAAGCGCAAGTTTTTAAAATATCTAAGGATGTTTTCCTGCCACTTTATTTTTCTTCCTTTAATGAATTATCAAATATCAGGCGCAGGTTCGATGAGATCGACCCTCGTTCAAATATACTTCGCCTAATCAGGTTTGATAGCCTTAATGAATTATCAACCTCTTTCGGGCTGAGGTCTGTCAATTTTACGCCTTTTGCTTCGGGAAGATTCACCACTTACGAAAACGGCTCCCTGGAGGAAGGATACAAAGACCGCTTTATCGGTTCTCAAGGAATAAGGACTTTTAGCCAGTTTCATCGTTTTTTTAACACTGAGGCTCCTAAATTCGGCATAGACAAAATACATCATTTGCTGTCGCTTGACATCCGATATAGTAATAATATGGTCGTAACTAGCAAACCCGCGGAACTGATTCAATACGATAATACGGATAAGCTGGATTATTTTTCTGAGTATTATCTGGAAATTAGAAATAGGTTTGAAACCAGATGCGAAGAAAGATATTTCCAGTTTATGGAACTCGGGTTAGCCGCGGAATATTACCCGAGACCCGGAAGGGATACGGTGGGCGAAAAAAGTTCAAATTACCTTTACCCAATGAACTGGATTACCTTATCTCCAGAAAACCCAACCGCAACCTTACCGGTTTTTCCCAAACGGCATCTTTCAAATATCAACATGGATTTAACCTTGACCCCCAGGGCTATATTTTCCGTAAATTCAGATGCTGAATATAACACTTATAAAAAACTAATTGAGGTAATGAACAGCACATTAAACATCACCCCTTATCCGGAATGGAACCTGGGGTTTTTCCACCATTACCTACGCGACCAAGCGAACACGGTCGGTTTTTCCCTATCCTGTAGCCCGATTGATAAATGGTGGCTTAAAATCTCCGAACAGTACGATTTCGAATTAAATAAATTCAGTGCAATATCGTATAACCTCCAGCGCGATTTGCATGAGTTTTTATTGGAATTCGGGATAGTCAGGGATACGGGAAAAGACGAGTTTCTATTTTATGTTAATATAAGCCCGAAAGGGTTGTTCAAGCGGAAGATAGGATTTTCTTATTAA